The Chthoniobacterales bacterium region CGGCGCTGATGAGGGCGTTGTCGTAGATCTGCTCGGCGACCTGCTTCGCGAGGTCGGGATTGCTCGCGCGCGTCGCTTCGAGACCGGCCATCATCGGATGGGCGGGATTGATCTCGAGATTCTGCTTGAAGGGATTTTCCTCGCCGCGGTTGAGGTTCTTGAGAATGCGGCGCATGCTCGAGGTCATGCCCTTGTCGCTCTCGACGACAACGGCGGGGC contains the following coding sequences:
- a CDS encoding molecular chaperone HtpG; its protein translation is PAVVVESDKGMTSSMRRILKNLNRGEENPFKQNLEINPAHPMMAGLEATRASNPDLAKQVAEQIYDNALISAGLLEDPNAMLRRINSLLEQLVTK